One Gossypium hirsutum isolate 1008001.06 chromosome A11, Gossypium_hirsutum_v2.1, whole genome shotgun sequence genomic window carries:
- the LOC107962511 gene encoding TMV resistance protein N-like, producing the protein MLSLPLTSSSISRKKYDVFLSFRGEDTRKNFTGHLYEALKSSGIVTFRDDPKLEAGEEIAPELCKAIQQSWCSVIIFSKAYAFSGWCLEELAEIVQQKNANGHKVFPIFYDVDPSDLRNQKEKVEEAFAKHKERYKEDKDKIQKWRNALAEVAKIKGWHLHNGNEPEFVGDIVKKISAKLCQTYPIVRDELVGISLPLEELYSKINIGEDDVCIIGICGMSGIGKTTLAKVVYT; encoded by the exons ATGTTGTCGTTACCTTTGACTTCTTCGTCCATTTCTAGAAAGAAATATGATGTTTTCTTGAGTTTTAGAGGTGAAGATACTCGCAAGAACTTCACGGGTCATCTTTATGAGGCTCTAAAGAGTAGTGGGATCGTCACCTTCAGGGATGATCCAAAGCTGGAGGCTGGCGAAGAGATCGCACCTGAACTCTGCAAAGCAATTCAGCAATCATGGTGCTCggtaattattttttcaaaagccTATGCCTTTTCAGGATGGTGCTTGGAGGAGCTTGCTGAGATTGTTCAACAAAAAAATGCTAACGGACATAAAGTATTTCCAATTTTCTACGATGTGGATCCATCCGATTtaagaaaccaaaaagaaaaagttgaagaagCCTTTGCCAAACATAAAGAGAGGTACAAGGAAGATAAAGACAAGATCCAAAAGTGGCGAAATGCTTTGGCTGAAGTAGCTAAGATCAAAGGATGGCATTTACATAATGG GAATGAACCAGAGTTTGTTGGAGATATTGTTAAGAAGATATCAGCCAAATTATGTCAGACATATCCAATTGTTCGTGACGAGTTGGTTGGAATTAGCTTACCTTTGGAGGAGTTATATTCGAAAATAAACATTGGTGAAGATGATGTCTGCATTATAGGAATTTGCGGAATGAGTGGCATCGGTAAAACAACTCTTGCAAAGGTTGTTTACACTTAA
- the LOC107954645 gene encoding TMV resistance protein N-like, whose protein sequence is MSPHFEGKCFLADIREVSNKHGLVSLQKQLLFQILPNECFNFFNVHEGNAIISRRLSSEKVLVVLDDVDNLQHLKYLVGRRDWFSLGSRIIVTTRDEHLLRSYRIDDVYKPTTLNPNDALRLFNLKAFDGDTMSKYDFIELSEHVVRYAVLET, encoded by the coding sequence ATGTCACCACATTTTGAAGGTAAATGCTTTCTTGCTGATATTCGAGAAGTTTCAAACAAACATGGACTTGTTTCTTTACAAAAACAGCTTCTTTTTCAAATCTTGCCAAATGAATGCTTCAACTTTTTCAATGTTCATGAAGGGAATGCCATAATTAGCCGCAGGTTGTCTAGTGAAAAGGTTCTTGTTGTTCTTGATGATGTTGATAATTTACAACACTTGAAATACTTGGTTGGAAGGCGTGATTGGTTCAGTTTAGGGAGTAGGATCATTGTAACAACAAGAGATGAACATTTGCTCCGATCTTATCGAATTGATGATGTGTATAAGCCTACAACATTGAATCCCAACGATGCACTAAGGCTTTTCAATTTGAAAGCTTTTGATGGTGACACAATGTCGAAATATGATTTCATTGAGCTTTCTGAACATGTTGTACGTTATGCTGTGTTGGAAACAtga
- the LOC107962494 gene encoding disease resistance-like protein DSC1 isoform X1 — translation MPASLTRLSKLQFLGLSYCKMLKSLPEIPRRVGQVWIDGCSSLEVCNLVDSAAFRAINCFKLAENMNALTIREVCNLVGSGAFRAINCFKLAENMNALTLLKKELKAFANSRKMFDIMMPGSEIPEWFSNQESGSLIMIRLPINLRRDSQWIGVACCCIFSSNDASRDEKQRISCRAYIYCRNSEQASCNRSIFRGRNDRRIDWSGWGLREPIMKDHLFLRYWSRDKLYPSSENKYDDCETTNLWATHCLDKKCDELNVSFSERGVKVKEVWF, via the exons ATGCCTGCATCTCTTACTCGACTCTCCAAGCTTCAATTTCTTGGATTGTCATATTGCAAGATGCTTAAATCGTTGCCTGAGATACCGAGAAGGGTAGGACAAGTGTGGATAGATGGTTGTTCTTCACTTGAAGTATGCAATTTAGTGGATTCGGCTGCCTTTAGAGCCATTAACTGCTTCAAATTGGCTGAGAATATGAATGCATTAACAATACGTGAAGTATGCAATTTAGTAGGTTCGGGCGCATTTAGAGCCATTAACTGCTTCAAATTGGCTGAGAATATGAATGCATTAACACTGCTGAAAAAAGAGCTTAAG gcatttgcaaattcaagaaaaatgtttgatattatgaTGCCCGGAAGTGAAATCCCAGAATGGTTTAGCAACCAAGAAAGCGGCTCTTTAATTATGATACGCCTACCTATCAACCTTCGGAGAGATAGCCAATGGATTGGAGTTGCTTGTTGCTGCATTTTTAGCAGTAATGATGCTTCAAGGGATGAAAAACAGCGTATCAGTTGTCGAGCATATATCTATTGTAGAAATTCTGAACAAGCCAGCTGTAATAGATCTATTTTTCGAGGTAGAAATGATCGACGGATTGACTGGAGTGGCTGGGGGCTGCGTGAACCCATAATGAAAGATCACCTTTTTCTTCGCTATTGGTCGCGTGATAAATTATATCCTTCCTCGGAGAATAAATATGACGACTGTGAAACCACTAATTTATGGGCAACACATTGTTTAGATAAAAAATGCGATGAGCTTAACGTGTCTTTCTCTGAACGTGGTGTTAAGGTGAAAGAAGTGTGGTTTTAG